In Acetomicrobium sp. S15 = DSM 107314, a single genomic region encodes these proteins:
- a CDS encoding ABC transporter ATP-binding protein yields the protein MEERLDVRFLKKLGSFRLDVALTLGTEIGVIFGPSGAGKSQTLRVLVGLSKPDEGYIKLNGRVLADASKKISVPPKDRRIGLVFQELSLFPHLTALENVAYGLKCGDRLEVAAEWLHMVRLDGLSDRYPHQLSGGQRQRVALARALAPGPDLLLLDEPFNALDGPVRRALRRELKDLFNETKTPIIYVTHDIEDVCSMADRVFFIRDGELAASIPVQSLWDPSVQGSIWHSLGWGTLVHGTVEERSGLCWIVWDGGRLVLPPTVRVKGDVTAFVAPHHVKLLYHDLPVDLELEDNVMEGVVAERVVLGGTTRLFVRACNLQWQVEFLNGSYVTMELSEGQRVRMAVKPGCIYILGSAPNSCPLDPCTETQFEQERSAPFPALDEKGEMAYEGEDLDHRGSLGASSLARSHTDRR from the coding sequence ATGGAGGAGCGTCTTGACGTTCGGTTCCTTAAAAAGCTCGGCTCCTTCAGGCTCGACGTTGCGCTGACTCTCGGTACGGAGATAGGCGTTATCTTCGGTCCCAGCGGGGCAGGCAAAAGCCAAACATTGAGGGTGCTCGTAGGGCTTTCAAAGCCCGACGAAGGATATATAAAGCTGAACGGCCGGGTATTGGCCGACGCGTCAAAGAAAATTTCAGTGCCTCCTAAAGACAGGCGCATCGGACTGGTGTTTCAGGAACTATCCCTGTTCCCTCACCTGACCGCGCTGGAAAACGTCGCTTACGGACTCAAGTGTGGCGACAGGTTAGAGGTCGCGGCTGAGTGGTTGCACATGGTGAGGCTCGATGGGCTATCCGACAGATACCCTCATCAACTTTCAGGGGGGCAGCGCCAGCGCGTTGCCTTGGCGCGCGCGCTCGCCCCGGGACCTGACCTCTTGCTCCTCGACGAGCCCTTTAACGCCCTCGACGGTCCGGTGCGGAGAGCGTTGAGGCGGGAGCTGAAAGATCTGTTCAACGAGACGAAGACGCCTATCATATATGTGACTCACGACATAGAAGACGTCTGCTCCATGGCAGACCGCGTCTTTTTCATTCGCGACGGAGAGCTCGCTGCCTCGATACCGGTTCAAAGCCTGTGGGATCCATCTGTTCAAGGCTCAATCTGGCACTCCCTCGGCTGGGGCACCCTCGTCCACGGCACAGTTGAAGAAAGAAGCGGCCTTTGTTGGATAGTCTGGGACGGCGGACGCCTTGTGCTTCCACCTACCGTGAGGGTCAAAGGGGACGTGACGGCCTTCGTGGCGCCGCACCACGTGAAGCTCCTTTACCACGATCTTCCCGTAGATCTTGAGCTCGAGGATAACGTGATGGAAGGAGTGGTGGCAGAAAGGGTCGTGCTCGGCGGAACCACTCGCCTTTTCGTGCGCGCCTGCAACCTTCAATGGCAGGTTGAGTTTCTGAACGGATCGTATGTCACTATGGAACTTTCGGAGGGTCAGAGGGTGCGCATGGCGGTAAAACCAGGATGTATTTACATTTTGGGCAGTGCTCCCAACTCTTGCCCTCTTGACCCTTGCACAGAAACACAGTTTGAACAGGAGCGCAGCGCGCCTTTCCCAGCGCTCGACGAGAAAGGAGAAATGGCATATGAAGGTGAAGACCTTGACCATCGAGGAAGCCTTGGGGCTTCCTCTCTCGCACGATCTCACACAGATCGACGCTAA
- a CDS encoding molybdopterin-binding protein, whose translation MKVKTLTIEEALGLPLSHDLTQIDANSGYKGPRFKKGHVVTEEDLPTLRAMGRQHVSILELESDELHEDDAALGLAKALAGQGLKITGPDEGKCNLVSEVAGLLIFDEGCIHAINEDDQWLLATLPPKASVSSGEVVAAMRIRPLFMRQERVARAVALARPMKVAPFINLRVALVTTGRELVDGLISDAFRPKLEKKIRRFGGSLIGQVVVGDSREDIDGAIKSFLDDGADLVICTGGMSVDADDCTPSAIASLSDEVIFQGVPALPGTMLMLAKLGSAFIVGAPACVVHDEWTTLDPLLAGLFAGVVPLKEEVRRWGVGGLCRHCAVCNFPVCSFANRP comes from the coding sequence ATGAAGGTGAAGACCTTGACCATCGAGGAAGCCTTGGGGCTTCCTCTCTCGCACGATCTCACACAGATCGACGCTAATAGCGGCTATAAAGGGCCACGCTTCAAAAAAGGACACGTGGTGACCGAGGAGGATTTGCCGACCTTGCGCGCCATGGGGCGCCAGCACGTAAGCATCTTGGAATTGGAAAGCGATGAGCTTCACGAGGATGACGCGGCTTTGGGATTGGCAAAGGCCTTGGCGGGCCAGGGTTTAAAGATTACCGGGCCCGATGAGGGCAAATGCAACCTCGTTTCTGAAGTGGCGGGCCTTTTGATCTTCGATGAAGGTTGTATCCATGCGATAAACGAGGACGACCAGTGGTTATTGGCCACGTTGCCGCCCAAGGCTTCGGTCTCATCTGGCGAGGTTGTGGCTGCCATGAGGATAAGGCCGCTTTTTATGCGGCAAGAGCGGGTGGCCAGAGCAGTTGCCCTTGCCAGGCCCATGAAGGTAGCTCCCTTTATCAATTTGCGCGTAGCGCTTGTGACCACGGGGAGGGAATTGGTCGACGGGTTGATATCTGATGCCTTCCGCCCCAAACTCGAGAAGAAAATCCGTAGGTTCGGAGGCTCGCTCATCGGGCAGGTCGTGGTGGGTGACTCTCGAGAAGATATAGATGGTGCCATCAAATCGTTTCTGGATGACGGGGCCGATCTCGTAATATGCACGGGCGGAATGAGCGTCGATGCGGATGACTGCACGCCGTCAGCCATAGCATCTCTGTCCGATGAGGTGATATTCCAAGGAGTGCCGGCACTTCCGGGCACCATGTTGATGCTCGCCAAGCTGGGGAGCGCCTTCATAGTTGGAGCTCCGGCGTGTGTCGTGCACGATGAATGGACTACGCTGGACCCGTTGCTCGCCGGGCTTTTTGCCGGAGTTGTGCCGCTCAAAGAGGAGGTGAGGCGATGGGGTGTCGGTGGGCTTTGCCGTCACTGCGCCGTGTGCAACTTCCCCGTATGCTCTTTCGCCAATAGGCCATGA
- a CDS encoding molybdate ABC transporter permease subunit, translating into MISSLVLSLKVLAVDVPLLLVIGTSLGWLLARRNFRGKEALSLLILLPVVLPPSVLGLYLLMLLGHVPLMRELGLLFSFPAAAMAPLFPSLPIMVQSARSGFASVDVGLEDAARTLGDSELAVFWRVSFPIAKRFLMAGLALASARALGDFGVTLMIAGNIPGRTQTLPLYIYSRVEALDFAGANMAAILLTGVGVMSLWLVRRMEGVHGGAS; encoded by the coding sequence TTGATCTCTTCGCTGGTTTTGAGCCTCAAAGTGCTCGCCGTGGACGTTCCGCTCCTTTTGGTCATAGGCACCTCCTTGGGTTGGCTTTTGGCGAGGCGAAATTTCCGCGGCAAGGAGGCCTTGAGTTTGTTGATCCTCCTACCCGTAGTGCTTCCGCCGTCTGTGCTCGGGCTTTACCTATTGATGCTATTGGGGCATGTACCGCTTATGCGGGAGTTAGGGTTGCTATTTTCCTTTCCCGCCGCTGCGATGGCTCCTCTTTTTCCGTCGCTTCCGATCATGGTTCAATCGGCGCGGTCGGGCTTTGCCTCTGTCGACGTCGGGCTCGAAGATGCTGCGCGGACATTGGGCGACAGCGAACTTGCTGTCTTTTGGAGAGTCTCTTTCCCGATCGCCAAGCGATTCCTGATGGCGGGGTTGGCGCTCGCCTCGGCGCGAGCCTTGGGGGACTTCGGCGTCACGCTTATGATAGCCGGAAACATCCCGGGCAGGACGCAGACCTTGCCGCTATACATCTACAGCCGTGTGGAAGCTTTAGACTTTGCCGGTGCCAACATGGCGGCAATCCTTTTAACGGGTGTAGGCGTGATGAGCTTGTGGCTCGTGAGGCGTATGGAGGGCGTACATGGAGGAGCGTCTTGA
- the modA gene encoding molybdate ABC transporter substrate-binding protein produces the protein MKCKARLCAIIVVALATFVLPKIGAIEASEDVVAVAASIHEVALELATAFKEARLGQAPQVVSGASGKLAAQIIAGAPFGLFLSASPEWTEKLQKDGFLYDIAPMAKAPAVVWWPKGEAISLETLRGEKIRIAIADPAAAPFGKAAGEYLASIGLYDTLMKEGRLIVMGSVEQAMLAATSGGADMAMVSLSLAIKANEGSYVKLPIAPLENSGGLVKSRATENITEFWRYIRSETAAPVWEKWGFEPVRDN, from the coding sequence GTGAAATGTAAAGCCCGTCTATGTGCGATTATCGTGGTAGCCTTAGCAACCTTCGTCCTGCCCAAAATAGGTGCCATTGAAGCCTCTGAAGACGTGGTGGCTGTCGCTGCGAGCATACATGAGGTCGCTTTAGAGCTCGCAACTGCCTTTAAAGAGGCCCGTTTAGGCCAAGCGCCTCAAGTAGTGTCAGGAGCTTCTGGAAAGCTCGCAGCGCAGATAATCGCCGGCGCGCCTTTCGGCCTTTTCTTATCGGCAAGCCCTGAATGGACGGAAAAACTCCAAAAAGACGGTTTTCTTTACGATATCGCTCCCATGGCCAAAGCTCCTGCCGTGGTTTGGTGGCCTAAGGGCGAAGCGATCTCCCTGGAGACTTTGAGGGGCGAAAAGATCCGCATTGCAATTGCAGACCCTGCCGCAGCTCCTTTTGGCAAAGCAGCCGGCGAATATCTTGCCTCTATAGGGTTATACGATACGCTGATGAAAGAGGGAAGACTCATCGTCATGGGCTCAGTGGAGCAGGCTATGCTCGCCGCGACGAGCGGCGGCGCTGACATGGCCATGGTATCGCTCTCTTTGGCCATAAAAGCGAACGAGGGATCATATGTGAAACTGCCCATAGCGCCGCTTGAGAACTCGGGAGGGTTGGTAAAAAGCCGTGCCACCGAGAATATAACCGAATTTTGGCGCTATATCAGATCGGAGACGGCGGCGCCTGTTTGGGAAAAGTGGGGTTTCGAGCCGGTGAGGGATAATTGA
- a CDS encoding Fur family transcriptional regulator, with product MTTYSEILESAGLKPTNAREAVLKTLYRIGRPASHGEVAEALGGQLDRVTIYRNLYLLEEAGVVHRVQGVDGKWRFCAHDPDVVGCPGDHPHFLCLSCGKMICLLGQTLPHVNVPDGVKVQGKQLVVYGLCPECCRDR from the coding sequence ATGACGACTTACAGCGAGATTTTGGAAAGCGCGGGCCTGAAGCCCACGAATGCCAGGGAGGCGGTCTTGAAAACCCTGTATCGCATCGGCAGGCCGGCTTCTCACGGTGAGGTGGCCGAGGCCTTGGGAGGACAATTGGATCGGGTCACCATATACAGGAACTTGTATCTCTTGGAGGAAGCAGGAGTTGTGCACAGGGTCCAGGGTGTCGACGGCAAGTGGAGGTTTTGCGCCCACGATCCCGACGTTGTTGGTTGCCCGGGCGACCATCCCCACTTTCTTTGTCTGAGTTGTGGCAAGATGATCTGTCTTTTGGGTCAAACCCTTCCCCACGTCAATGTGCCCGACGGTGTGAAGGTGCAGGGTAAGCAGCTCGTCGTCTACGGCCTCTGCCCGGAGTGCTGCCGAGATCGCTAA
- a CDS encoding NAD(P)/FAD-dependent oxidoreductase has translation MRNRFDVVVVGAGPAGIFAARELVNSGLDVAIIDKGKSLGERFCPLKAGTTSSCAHCNPCGVLSGWGGAGTFSDGKLTLTPEFGGNLERYVGRERLCALIEEVDAAYMRYGDDTPLYEPDPSFAAEVVKKGRGAGLQVIPAKIRHVGTDKSSFILRGFYDELKGKAAMFMETEVAGVVAEGGSVRGVTLSDGSFISAQAVILAPGRVGAPWVERLAKDLGLPIDSIPVDVGLRLEMPAEWSEAITQQFYEVKVLFNAPTFDDKVRTFCMCPHGEVVTEYQSEWDVVTVNGHSYRDHKTDNTNFAILVSTEFTEPFKDPNGYGAHIARLANMLGGGALIQRLGDLKAGRRSTRSRIERGLTRPTLKDAEPGDISFALPYRHLKDILEMVSALDAIMPGIDGPHTLLYGVEVKFYSLRLSVDGDLQTPIQGLYAAGDGAGITRGLIQSSASGIVAARAVAQAVKGAS, from the coding sequence ATGCGCAATCGCTTTGATGTGGTAGTTGTTGGAGCTGGTCCGGCCGGGATTTTTGCGGCTCGGGAGTTGGTGAATAGCGGTTTGGACGTGGCCATCATAGACAAGGGCAAATCCTTGGGCGAACGCTTTTGCCCTCTTAAAGCAGGGACGACATCCTCTTGTGCTCACTGTAACCCCTGTGGGGTGCTTTCGGGTTGGGGCGGGGCAGGGACTTTTAGCGACGGCAAACTCACCCTGACTCCGGAATTCGGTGGAAACTTGGAGCGCTACGTGGGCCGGGAACGCCTCTGTGCTCTCATTGAGGAAGTCGATGCCGCTTATATGAGATACGGAGACGATACCCCTCTCTATGAGCCCGATCCTTCCTTCGCAGCCGAAGTGGTAAAAAAGGGGAGGGGTGCTGGCCTTCAAGTTATTCCGGCCAAGATCCGCCACGTCGGCACGGATAAGTCTTCGTTTATCCTCCGCGGCTTTTACGACGAACTCAAGGGCAAAGCCGCTATGTTCATGGAGACTGAGGTTGCGGGGGTGGTCGCAGAGGGTGGAAGCGTAAGAGGCGTCACGTTGAGCGATGGCAGCTTCATATCAGCTCAAGCCGTGATCCTTGCGCCGGGGAGAGTCGGAGCTCCGTGGGTTGAGCGCCTGGCCAAGGACCTCGGTCTTCCTATCGACTCGATCCCTGTAGACGTGGGCCTCCGCTTGGAAATGCCGGCGGAGTGGAGCGAGGCGATAACGCAACAATTCTACGAGGTCAAGGTGCTTTTCAATGCTCCCACCTTTGACGATAAGGTCCGCACGTTCTGCATGTGTCCTCATGGGGAAGTAGTGACGGAGTACCAGAGCGAATGGGACGTGGTAACCGTAAATGGCCACAGCTATCGCGACCATAAAACAGACAACACTAACTTCGCCATATTGGTGAGCACGGAGTTCACGGAGCCCTTTAAAGACCCAAACGGCTACGGAGCCCACATCGCGAGGTTGGCTAATATGCTCGGCGGCGGAGCCTTGATTCAGCGCCTCGGCGACCTAAAAGCGGGGCGCAGGTCGACGCGCTCGAGGATAGAGCGCGGCCTCACTCGTCCGACGCTGAAGGATGCAGAGCCGGGGGATATATCCTTTGCCCTTCCCTATCGCCACCTAAAGGACATTTTGGAGATGGTGAGCGCCCTCGATGCCATAATGCCGGGGATCGATGGACCACATACTCTCCTTTATGGAGTTGAAGTGAAATTTTACAGCCTACGCTTATCAGTGGACGGTGACCTTCAGACGCCGATTCAGGGCCTTTACGCTGCAGGAGACGGGGCCGGCATAACGCGAGGCTTGATACAATCCTCAGCCAGCGGCATTGTAGCTGCTCGCGCGGTGGCGCAGGCGGTGAAGGGTGCGTCTTGA
- a CDS encoding type II toxin-antitoxin system VapC family toxin codes for MKRTYIDANVLIAAFQGEESVARRAFQVLDDPNREIVVSDYLKLEVLPKPTFLKKQEEVEFMKAIFDSASENVVTSSRLTECALNMASKYDMTPIDALHIGAAIISGVDELVTMEKATKPMCKVAEVKVVSLHS; via the coding sequence ATGAAACGGACCTATATTGATGCGAATGTTCTCATTGCAGCTTTTCAAGGCGAAGAGTCGGTTGCCAGGCGTGCCTTTCAGGTGTTGGATGATCCAAACCGAGAGATAGTGGTCAGCGACTATCTCAAGCTTGAAGTGCTCCCCAAGCCGACATTTCTTAAAAAACAGGAAGAGGTCGAATTCATGAAGGCTATCTTCGATAGCGCATCGGAGAACGTAGTGACGTCGTCAAGACTGACCGAGTGCGCACTCAACATGGCGTCAAAATACGACATGACGCCCATCGATGCACTTCATATCGGGGCCGCGATCATATCCGGCGTCGATGAACTTGTGACGATGGAGAAAGCGACAAAGCCGATGTGCAAGGTAGCGGAGGTCAAAGTAGTATCCCTGCATTCATAA